One window from the genome of Pseudanabaenaceae cyanobacterium SKYG29 encodes:
- a CDS encoding endo alpha-1,4 polygalactosaminidase yields MRTYLRAIILLALVVLATISSYWLRTNVPTQSASDNHSTAKPMPLVTPDTASQASLALPFYGIQYVPLAELPQVRALGFDLVLTDFAYNADPAEWVKYLDTAWSLGMRVIPWLWPEGWKLNRQTGVWTIDATARRFLETVAEHPATFAVYALHEPYWMECDTCGYTTAEQQALYQAIKQIAPVPIYSEINGFTFWAEATPEKAIAPGVCDYCQTGFYPFLTDGTYQRDELITHIQREIATLRRLAPESRLIWTMPAFEYYADDLRMPTSEEMWDYASLVYSRPEISGAWWYMWRWDNELYSSYLAIHTELHPTVRKIADNIVVLRRSQNATPVSTVTADTRSIRLPPQEAFWQIQYTGEIDTSLKVDVFNLDLFDVSSSTIASLHRRGIFVMCYFSAGSYEEWRPDANRFPTEVLGNNMEGWPGEKWLDIRRIDLLAPIIKARLDLAVSKGCDGVDPDNVNGYTNDTGFPLMSEDQKRYNIFLTEAAHQRGLSIGLKNDLGQVPELISHFDWILNEECFSYRECELLLPFVQVGKPVFIIEYELEPSAFCYQALQMNFNALRKNWKLDAYRVDCREWSVSQ; encoded by the coding sequence ATGCGCACCTATTTGCGGGCTATTATTCTGCTTGCCCTAGTAGTCTTAGCTACGATCAGTTCTTACTGGTTACGCACGAATGTGCCTACTCAATCAGCTTCGGACAATCACTCTACGGCAAAGCCAATGCCATTAGTAACACCAGATACCGCATCCCAAGCCAGTCTAGCATTGCCATTCTACGGCATTCAGTATGTTCCGCTAGCGGAACTGCCACAAGTGCGTGCCCTTGGCTTCGACCTAGTCCTCACCGATTTCGCCTACAATGCAGACCCAGCCGAATGGGTTAAATATCTTGACACAGCCTGGTCGTTAGGTATGCGGGTAATTCCCTGGCTCTGGCCCGAGGGCTGGAAGCTAAACCGCCAAACAGGTGTCTGGACAATTGATGCAACAGCAAGGCGGTTCCTCGAAACCGTTGCTGAACATCCGGCAACCTTTGCTGTATATGCGTTGCATGAACCTTACTGGATGGAGTGCGACACATGCGGCTACACAACGGCCGAACAACAAGCGCTCTACCAGGCGATCAAGCAAATTGCGCCTGTACCGATATATTCTGAGATCAACGGCTTTACCTTCTGGGCTGAGGCAACCCCTGAGAAAGCTATTGCGCCTGGGGTTTGTGACTATTGTCAAACCGGGTTCTATCCTTTCCTCACTGATGGAACATACCAACGCGATGAACTAATCACTCATATACAGCGTGAGATCGCAACATTGCGACGCTTAGCGCCCGAATCGCGGCTGATCTGGACCATGCCCGCGTTTGAGTACTATGCGGACGATCTCCGCATGCCCACCAGCGAGGAAATGTGGGACTATGCAAGCCTGGTGTATAGCCGTCCAGAAATAAGTGGTGCCTGGTGGTATATGTGGCGTTGGGACAACGAACTCTATTCATCGTACCTGGCTATTCATACTGAACTCCACCCAACTGTGCGCAAGATTGCCGACAACATCGTCGTGTTGCGTCGGTCGCAAAATGCTACGCCTGTATCTACTGTCACCGCTGATACAAGGAGCATTCGCTTACCGCCTCAGGAAGCCTTTTGGCAAATCCAATACACCGGAGAAATCGACACGAGTCTCAAGGTTGATGTGTTCAACCTCGACCTATTTGATGTGTCATCTTCCACTATTGCGTCCTTACACAGGCGTGGTATTTTTGTAATGTGTTATTTCAGCGCAGGTTCCTATGAAGAGTGGCGGCCCGATGCCAACAGGTTTCCAACCGAAGTGCTGGGAAATAATATGGAAGGCTGGCCAGGCGAGAAATGGTTAGACATTCGGCGCATTGATCTGCTTGCGCCCATTATAAAAGCGAGGCTTGACCTTGCGGTTAGCAAAGGCTGCGATGGTGTCGATCCTGATAATGTCAATGGATATACCAACGATACAGGATTTCCTTTGATGTCTGAGGACCAGAAACGTTATAACATCTTTCTCACGGAAGCGGCTCATCAAAGGGGGCTTTCAATTGGTCTGAAGAATGATTTAGGGCAAGTTCCGGAGTTGATATCGCATTTTGATTGGATTCTCAACGAAGAGTGTTTCTCCTATAGAGAATGCGAATTGCTGCTGCCCTTTGTTCAAGTTGGTAAGCCTGTTTTCATTATTGAATACGAGCTTGAACCATCAGCTTTCTGCTATCAAGCATTACAGATGAACTTCAACGCGTTACGTAAAAATTGGAAACTGGATGCCTATAGGGTTGATTGTCGAGAGTGGTCTGTCAGTCAATAA
- a CDS encoding ion channel produces MIYRWYSHRQQIVEGFGGAKVVLLNTASSFWNDLYHRLLNISWAMFWLIISCVYVLINLLFGFLYMTFAEVANASKQHLSDYFFFSVQTLATIGYGNMHPQGIVANLLVTAESLVGLLGVAMITGLAFARFSNPSARVLFSKVAVITKFNGVPTLMFRMANQRSNQILEAQVRVTCVRHEVSAEGFRMRRFYDLALIRSETPVFFLTWLVMHPINEASPLHNKAIDEDTVLVVTLIGIDDTFSQTIYARHDYRMHDIRLQHHFMDVITETQSDEVIIDYSYFHKTMPDLEEFSDNQ; encoded by the coding sequence ATGATATACCGTTGGTACAGCCATCGCCAGCAAATTGTAGAAGGATTTGGTGGGGCAAAAGTAGTACTACTCAACACTGCATCATCTTTTTGGAACGATCTTTATCATCGTCTACTCAACATTTCTTGGGCAATGTTTTGGTTAATTATTAGCTGCGTATATGTATTAATTAACTTGTTGTTTGGTTTTTTGTATATGACATTTGCTGAGGTGGCGAATGCTAGTAAGCAGCACTTGAGCGATTACTTCTTTTTCAGTGTTCAAACTTTGGCTACCATTGGTTATGGTAATATGCACCCGCAAGGGATAGTAGCAAATCTACTAGTTACTGCTGAATCCCTGGTTGGGTTATTGGGGGTAGCAATGATTACTGGGCTAGCTTTTGCCCGTTTCTCTAATCCTTCTGCCCGTGTCCTGTTTAGTAAGGTGGCTGTAATTACAAAATTTAATGGTGTACCTACCCTAATGTTTCGCATGGCAAATCAACGGAGTAATCAGATACTGGAAGCTCAAGTCAGGGTAACTTGTGTGCGCCATGAAGTCAGTGCTGAAGGTTTTAGGATGCGGCGATTTTATGACTTAGCTTTAATTCGTTCTGAAACCCCTGTCTTTTTCTTGACTTGGTTAGTAATGCACCCAATTAATGAGGCAAGTCCTCTCCACAACAAAGCAATAGATGAAGATACGGTCTTAGTGGTAACATTGATTGGGATTGATGATACCTTTTCTCAGACTATTTATGCCCGCCATGACTACCGCATGCACGATATTCGTCTCCAACACCATTTTATGGATGTAATTACAGAGACTCAATCTGATGAAGTGATTATTGACTACTCTTATTTCCATAAAACCATGCCTGATCTTGAAGAATTTAGTGATAATCAATAA
- a CDS encoding AraC family transcriptional regulator yields MPNFIFQVGQEKMNIDNPKQPVLLNFSQQKAALQVLPRHPLLSSEGTDWGGIRLEYHQQPPWATPEFLAQEHIISIVTTEHPYLNERKEQGQCKARYDRSGDIYIYPAKQPIQHCWHAEVQSIHLYLEPQLFVELSEDFRQTTVTELLPQVGIRDSLIQEIGLALKSELEQGNSDRFYAESAAAFLVAHLARRYCHSKVQLPSYVGGLSKLKLKQVITYIQAHLTEDISLAEMATAVGMSPYYFCRLFKQSMGISPYQYVIECRIDRAKELLSQGEKSIAEVALEVGFASQSQFTKHFKRIVGITPKQMRT; encoded by the coding sequence TTGCCTAACTTTATTTTCCAAGTAGGTCAAGAAAAAATGAATATAGATAACCCTAAACAACCTGTTCTTCTTAACTTCTCCCAGCAGAAAGCCGCACTGCAGGTGCTACCCAGACATCCCCTTTTATCCAGTGAAGGAACAGATTGGGGTGGCATTAGATTGGAATATCACCAGCAGCCACCCTGGGCAACACCTGAGTTTCTTGCCCAAGAACATATCATCTCGATAGTTACAACTGAGCATCCTTACCTGAACGAGCGCAAAGAGCAAGGGCAATGCAAAGCCAGGTATGACAGAAGCGGTGATATTTACATCTATCCTGCTAAACAGCCTATCCAGCATTGTTGGCATGCAGAGGTACAATCTATCCATTTGTACCTGGAGCCACAGCTTTTTGTTGAGCTTAGTGAAGATTTTAGGCAAACAACCGTTACTGAATTATTGCCCCAGGTTGGTATACGAGACTCATTAATTCAGGAAATTGGATTAGCCTTGAAATCGGAGCTTGAACAGGGGAATAGTGACCGTTTCTATGCTGAATCTGCTGCTGCTTTTCTGGTTGCTCATCTGGCGCGTAGATATTGCCATAGCAAAGTTCAATTACCAAGCTATGTAGGCGGATTATCAAAACTCAAACTAAAACAAGTGATTACTTACATCCAGGCTCATTTAACAGAAGATATTTCCCTAGCAGAAATGGCAACTGCAGTAGGTATGAGTCCTTACTATTTCTGCCGTTTGTTTAAGCAATCTATGGGTATTTCACCTTATCAGTATGTAATTGAGTGTCGTATCGATCGGGCAAAAGAACTTCTCTCTCAGGGAGAAAAAAGCATTGCTGAGGTAGCATTAGAAGTGGGATTTGCGAGTCAAAGTCAGTTTACTAAGCATTTTAAGCGTATTGTAGGGATAACCCCAAAGCAAATGCGTACTTAA
- a CDS encoding pirin family protein, producing the protein MISIRKADDRGLTDLGWLFSRHTFSFGHYHDPQFLGFGSLVVINEDKVQPAKGFGTHSHRDMEIISYVLSGALEHKDSIGTGSVIHPGDVQRMSAGTGISHSEFNASDRDVVHFLQIWVLPEQKNLPPSYEQKSFSAAEKRGRLKLVGSRDGRDGSVTIHQDVNLFASLLEPGDGVSYQLQDDRMAWLQVARGQVTLNGHYSLAAGDGVAITEENKIEVVGTQSSEFLLFDLVRP; encoded by the coding sequence ATGATCAGCATTAGAAAGGCAGACGATCGGGGTTTGACTGATTTAGGTTGGCTCTTTAGTCGTCACACTTTTTCTTTTGGTCACTACCACGACCCGCAATTTCTGGGTTTCGGTAGCCTGGTGGTTATCAATGAGGACAAGGTGCAGCCGGCCAAGGGTTTTGGCACTCACAGCCACAGGGATATGGAGATTATCTCCTATGTTTTGTCAGGTGCCTTGGAACACAAAGATAGTATTGGTACAGGCTCAGTTATTCATCCTGGGGATGTACAGAGAATGTCCGCTGGTACAGGCATCAGTCATAGTGAATTCAATGCCTCCGATCGGGATGTAGTTCACTTCTTGCAAATCTGGGTGCTGCCTGAGCAAAAAAATCTACCACCTAGTTATGAGCAGAAGTCTTTTAGTGCCGCAGAAAAGCGGGGTAGATTGAAGCTAGTTGGCTCCAGAGATGGACGGGATGGTTCAGTCACTATTCACCAAGATGTCAACTTGTTTGCTTCTTTACTGGAACCCGGTGATGGAGTTAGCTACCAACTGCAAGACGATCGGATGGCGTGGTTACAGGTAGCAAGAGGACAGGTAACACTCAATGGGCATTATTCCCTTGCGGCTGGCGATGGAGTAGCAATTACAGAGGAAAACAAGATTGAAGTTGTGGGAACCCAGTCTAGTGAATTCTTATTGTTTGACTTGGTGCGCCCATAG